In Kineococcus rhizosphaerae, the following proteins share a genomic window:
- a CDS encoding LppX_LprAFG lipoprotein, whose protein sequence is MTTGSTSSANRLGTRRRRRIGTLAAGGAVVLALGLGACGGGSDDAASKPSVATSSPATQLTAFEAVKASAKSSQEAGSAKFSLTTTGTGQAASANVTADGSFDSATQALEMNLTLPAEAGGTKVTMRLVDGVAYLSGAPLTAEGQWVKMPLDAMASSGLDTSAMDPTKSLEQLQGVAEDVKEIPAQDVRGVQAKGYAGTIDPAKAIEQLPAEQQTQEAKDAAAELGPIPFELYVDDQNRPVRLSETIAYEGSTVKVSMDFYDWGTSVAVAAPDPASVKDLSNLGAQMGAGAAAPAGA, encoded by the coding sequence ATGACCACGGGTTCGACGAGTTCTGCGAACCGGCTCGGCACGCGCCGCCGGCGCCGGATCGGCACGCTGGCCGCCGGCGGGGCGGTCGTGCTCGCGCTGGGCCTGGGCGCGTGCGGCGGGGGCAGTGACGACGCGGCGTCGAAGCCGTCGGTGGCGACGTCGTCGCCGGCGACGCAGCTGACCGCGTTCGAGGCGGTGAAGGCGTCGGCGAAGAGCTCCCAGGAGGCCGGCAGCGCGAAGTTCTCGCTGACCACGACGGGCACCGGCCAGGCGGCGTCGGCGAACGTCACCGCCGACGGGTCGTTCGACTCGGCGACGCAGGCGCTGGAGATGAACCTGACGCTGCCGGCCGAGGCGGGCGGCACGAAGGTCACGATGCGGCTGGTCGACGGCGTGGCGTACCTGTCGGGTGCGCCGCTGACGGCCGAGGGTCAGTGGGTGAAGATGCCGCTGGACGCGATGGCCTCCTCGGGGCTGGACACCTCGGCGATGGACCCGACGAAGTCGCTGGAGCAGCTGCAGGGGGTCGCCGAGGACGTCAAGGAGATCCCGGCGCAGGACGTGCGCGGGGTGCAGGCGAAGGGGTACGCCGGGACGATCGACCCGGCCAAGGCGATCGAGCAGCTCCCGGCGGAGCAGCAGACGCAGGAGGCGAAGGACGCGGCGGCCGAGCTGGGCCCGATCCCGTTCGAGTTGTACGTCGACGACCAGAACCGCCCGGTGCGCCTGAGCGAGACGATCGCCTACGAGGGATCGACGGTGAAGGTGTCGATGGACTTCTACGACTGGGGCACGTCGGTGGCCGTGGCCGCCCCCGACCCGGCGTCGGTGAAGGACCTGTCGAACCTGGGCGCGCAGATGGGTGCTGGGGCGGCGGCCCCGGCCGGCGCCTGA